From one Triticum urartu cultivar G1812 chromosome 3, Tu2.1, whole genome shotgun sequence genomic stretch:
- the LOC125546203 gene encoding 40S ribosomal protein S10-1-like → MIISKKNRREICKYLFQEGVLYAKKDYNLAKHPQVDASNLEVIKLMQSFKSKEYVRETFSWQHYYWYLTNDGIEFLRTFLNLPSEIVPNTLKKSAKPPSRPFGSGPPGDRPRGPPRFEGDRPRYGDRDGYRGGPRGAPGDFAGEKGGAPAEYQPAFRGAGGAARPFGRGGGGGTFGSGATME, encoded by the exons ATG ATCATCTCCAAGAAGAACCGCCGCGAGATCTGCAAGTACCTCTTCCAGG AGGGAGTCTTGTACGCCAAGAAGGACTACAACCTGGCCAAGCACCCCCAGGTCGATGCCTCGAACCTCGAGGTCATCAAGCTCATGCAGAGCTTCAAGTCCAAGGAGTACGTCAGGGAGACCTTCTCGTGGCAGCACTACTACTGGTACCTGACCAACGACGGCATTGAGTTCCTCCGCACCTTCCTCAACCTGCCGTCTGAGATCGTGCCCAACACCCTCAAGAAGTCCGCCAAGCCCCCGTCCCGCCCCTTCGGCTCTGGCCCACCGGGTGACCGCCCCAG GGGTCCTCCTCGTTTTGAGGGTGACAGGCCCAGGTATGGTGACAGGGATGGTTACAGAGGAGGCCCACGTGGTGCTCCAGGTGATTTTGCTGGTGAGAAGGGTGGAGCTCCTGCTGAGTACCAGCCAGCTTTCAGG GGTGCTGGTGGTGCTGCCAGGCCCTTTGGccgtggaggcggcggcggcacttTCGGTTCTGGAGCTACCATGGAGTGA